A single window of Doryrhamphus excisus isolate RoL2022-K1 chromosome 5, RoL_Dexc_1.0, whole genome shotgun sequence DNA harbors:
- the nrl gene encoding neural retina-specific leucine zipper protein isoform X2 yields the protein MSSPSLPIASLPPSPLAMEYLNDFDLLKFEVKPDTPPHSTQCVFPKSGLPHDPSSSPYASQPPQDSSLSSSPYNSLPPSPTLSDAHPPPSGSSSLSSSSSSISFPLSISNSFTSGVSSGSQGNADVSPAHSGAQGATPASLEDLIWFAALQQQFGGEVTGPATLLGTLGGNGDRERAPVNGFIGCEDAVEALLNTAAAAVTSQFPGLSQSSSSNLGDSGSDSGADVSCAKGTDMCHRPLVFLSSNTPSLPNGTATSAPYPQPLSPQGRLVPHQHHHHHQHHLLHPMHGGHHHHHHPQCGVNERFSDEQLVSLSVRELNRHLRGVSKDEVVRLKQKRRTLKNRGYAQSCRYKRLQHRHALESEKHVLTQQLEQLQCELTRVLRERDAYKARYEKLLNNNHGAGEAPTGRGGSPPTPPSDFFL from the exons ATGTCCTCACCTTCCCTCCCCATTGCCTCCCTCCCCCCGAGCCCATTGGCCATGGAGTACCTCAACGACTTTGATCTCCTCAAGTTCGAAGTGAAACCCGACACGCCTCCGCACTCCACTCAGTGCGTGTTCCCCAAATCTGGCTTGCCCCATGACCCCTCCAGCTCGCCGTACGCCAGCCAACCTCCACAGGACTCCAGTTTGAGCTCCAGCCCTTACAACTCACTGCCGCCCTCGCCGACGCTAAGCGACGCCCACCCTCCGCCTTCGGGCTCATCCTCCctgtcttcatcctcctcctccatctccttccCGCTGTCCATCTCCAACAGCTTCACGTCAGGTGTCAGCTCCGGCTCTCAGGGGAACGCAGATGTAAGCCCGGCGCACAGCGGGGCTCAGGGCGCCACCCCGGCCTCACTGGAGGATCTCATCTGGTTTGCTGCGCTGCAGCAACAGTTTGGAGGGGAAGTCACGGGGCCCGCTACACTGCTCGGCACGCTGGGTGGGAATGGCGACAGAGAGAGGGCGCCAGTCAATGGTTTCATAGGCTGTGAGGACGCCGTGGAGGCTTTGCTGAACACGGCTGCCGCTGCAGTCACCTCACAG TTTCCAGGTCTTTCTCAGAGTTCAAGCAGCAACCTGGGAGACTCGGGAAGCGACAGCGGCGCCGACGTGTCCTGCGCCAAGGGGACAGACATGTGCCACCGCCCACTCGTCTTTCTATCCTCAAACACACCCTCGCTGCCTAACGGCACTGCCACCTCTGCTCCCTATCCACAACCCCTAAGCCCTCAGGGCCGCCTCGTCCCCCACcagcatcaccaccatcatcagcATCACCTTCTCCACCCCATGCATGGCggccatcaccatcatcatcatccacaa TGTGGCGTGAACGAGCGTTTCTCCGACGAGCAGCTGGTGAGCCTGTCGGTCCGTGAGCTCAACCGCCACCTGCGGGGTGTCAGCAAAGATGAGGTGGTGCGCCTAAAGCAGAAGCGACGCACCCTCAAGAACCGCGGCTATGCCCAATCCTGCCGCTACAAGCGCTTGCAGCATCGCCATGCCCTAGAATCGGAGAAGCACGTGCTCACGCAACAG TTGGAACAGCTACAGTGTGAGCTGACTCGGGTGCTGAGGGAGCGAGACGCTTACAAGGCCCGGTACGAGAAGCTCCTCAATAACAACCACGGCGCCGGCGAGGCCCCGACAGGCCGTGGCGGCAGCCCGCCTACACCGCCATCCGACTTCTTCCTTTGA
- the nrl gene encoding neural retina-specific leucine zipper protein isoform X1 → MSSPSLPIASLPPSPLAMEYLNDFDLLKFEVKPDTPPHSTQCVFPKSGLPHDPSSSPYASQPPQDSSLSSSPYNSLPPSPTLSDAHPPPSGSSSLSSSSSSISFPLSISNSFTSGVSSGSQGNADVSPAHSGAQGATPASLEDLIWFAALQQQFGGEVTGPATLLGTLGGNGDRERAPVNGFIGCEDAVEALLNTAAAAVTSQFPGLSQSSSSNLGDSGSDSGADVSCAKGTDMCHRPLVFLSSNTPSLPNGTATSAPYPQPLSPQGRLVPHQHHHHHQHHLLHPMHGGHHHHHHPQVSQCGVNERFSDEQLVSLSVRELNRHLRGVSKDEVVRLKQKRRTLKNRGYAQSCRYKRLQHRHALESEKHVLTQQLEQLQCELTRVLRERDAYKARYEKLLNNNHGAGEAPTGRGGSPPTPPSDFFL, encoded by the exons ATGTCCTCACCTTCCCTCCCCATTGCCTCCCTCCCCCCGAGCCCATTGGCCATGGAGTACCTCAACGACTTTGATCTCCTCAAGTTCGAAGTGAAACCCGACACGCCTCCGCACTCCACTCAGTGCGTGTTCCCCAAATCTGGCTTGCCCCATGACCCCTCCAGCTCGCCGTACGCCAGCCAACCTCCACAGGACTCCAGTTTGAGCTCCAGCCCTTACAACTCACTGCCGCCCTCGCCGACGCTAAGCGACGCCCACCCTCCGCCTTCGGGCTCATCCTCCctgtcttcatcctcctcctccatctccttccCGCTGTCCATCTCCAACAGCTTCACGTCAGGTGTCAGCTCCGGCTCTCAGGGGAACGCAGATGTAAGCCCGGCGCACAGCGGGGCTCAGGGCGCCACCCCGGCCTCACTGGAGGATCTCATCTGGTTTGCTGCGCTGCAGCAACAGTTTGGAGGGGAAGTCACGGGGCCCGCTACACTGCTCGGCACGCTGGGTGGGAATGGCGACAGAGAGAGGGCGCCAGTCAATGGTTTCATAGGCTGTGAGGACGCCGTGGAGGCTTTGCTGAACACGGCTGCCGCTGCAGTCACCTCACAG TTTCCAGGTCTTTCTCAGAGTTCAAGCAGCAACCTGGGAGACTCGGGAAGCGACAGCGGCGCCGACGTGTCCTGCGCCAAGGGGACAGACATGTGCCACCGCCCACTCGTCTTTCTATCCTCAAACACACCCTCGCTGCCTAACGGCACTGCCACCTCTGCTCCCTATCCACAACCCCTAAGCCCTCAGGGCCGCCTCGTCCCCCACcagcatcaccaccatcatcagcATCACCTTCTCCACCCCATGCATGGCggccatcaccatcatcatcatccacaaGTCAGTCAG TGTGGCGTGAACGAGCGTTTCTCCGACGAGCAGCTGGTGAGCCTGTCGGTCCGTGAGCTCAACCGCCACCTGCGGGGTGTCAGCAAAGATGAGGTGGTGCGCCTAAAGCAGAAGCGACGCACCCTCAAGAACCGCGGCTATGCCCAATCCTGCCGCTACAAGCGCTTGCAGCATCGCCATGCCCTAGAATCGGAGAAGCACGTGCTCACGCAACAG TTGGAACAGCTACAGTGTGAGCTGACTCGGGTGCTGAGGGAGCGAGACGCTTACAAGGCCCGGTACGAGAAGCTCCTCAATAACAACCACGGCGCCGGCGAGGCCCCGACAGGCCGTGGCGGCAGCCCGCCTACACCGCCATCCGACTTCTTCCTTTGA
- the LOC131129579 gene encoding GTP-binding protein REM 2-like — MPTDVPEDGIRSDEDPVKCDTMTLSSTPAIRRGSTPLPIKHQLRREEAVHDDCDWSLDAAGPSASPIRFNPALVDTPTVTLEDRPDGPLRIALLGQNGVGKSSLAFALAGDVDRMASVDSDGEGHMHAVIVDDEESAIIIYDSWRHDLSALQCEVCVLVFSVTDRRSFHRTAQLRLLLRETQPQTPIILVGNKSDLVRSREVTSQEAMSSATLFNCLYLEISASLDHRTQELLECAVRLARGQPPWAPGTSPEDMSGGGQRESITSRAKRFLSSLVPRYQRERDVGKFLRQKSRSCHDLGAL; from the exons ATGCCGACAGATGTGCCCGAAGACGGAATCAGAAGTGATGAGGACCCGGTCAAG TGTGACACCATGACCCTGTCCAGCACGCCAGCCATTCGCAGGGGAAGCACCCCGTTGCCAATCAAGCACCAGCTCAGGCGGGAAGAGGCTGTCCACGATGACTGCGATTGGTCCTTGGATGCCGCTGGACCGTCAGCTTCCCCAATCCGCTTCAACCCCGCCTTGGTTGACACGCCGACGGTGACACTGGAGGACAGGCCCGATGGCCCTTTGAGGATCGCCCTCCTGGGGCAGAACGGCGTGGGGAAGTCATCTCTGGCCTTCGCCCTGGCAGGGGATGTGGACAGGATGGCGTCAGTGGATTCTGACG GGGAAGGTCACATGCACGCTGTCATTGTGGACGACGAGGAGAGCGCCATCATTATCTACGACAGCTGGAGACAT GACCTGTCTGCACTGCAGTGCGAGGTGTGCGTTCTGGTGTTCTCTGTGACTGATCGACGTAGTTTCCACCGCACAGCTCAGCTTCGCCTCCTCTTGCGAGAGACCCAGCCACAAACCCCCATCATCCTGGTGGGCAACAAGAGCGACCTGGTCCGCTCCCGTGAGGTGACCTCCCAGG AGGCCATGTCGAGCGCTACTCTCTTCAACTGTCTGTACTTAGAGATTTCAGCCTCTCTGGACCACCGCACCCAGGAGCTCCTGGAGTGTGCTGTACGGTTAGCGCGGGGCCAGCCCCCATGGGCCCCGGGGACCAGCCCGGAAGATATGAGCGGAGGTGGCCAACGAGAAAGCATCACTTCACGGGCCAAGCGTTTCCTGTCTAGCCTCGTTCCCCGGTACCAGCGTGAGCGGGATGTGGGCAAGTTCCTGAGGCAGAAGTCCCGCTCCTGCCACGACCTGGGGGC